The Colletes latitarsis isolate SP2378_abdomen chromosome 1, iyColLati1, whole genome shotgun sequence genome has a segment encoding these proteins:
- the LOC143342662 gene encoding uncharacterized protein LOC143342662, translating to MDDPKLWFAILEKEFAAYGVKSNAVKCTSVLRHLDNSTIRVIADIISAPDCDDSYNRAKEALINRLASSEETQLRQLFSGIELNGRKPSELLREMQLLAGTEAAIAECKANTPASAPSRELNAEIAALTQKLNQLKAVVRSSFKRRPRSRSRSRNAWGRNNSRNRSANRSYRQGQHDLCYFHRRFKERSFKCVQPCNWTGHDARSGTEN from the exons ATGGATGATCCGAAGCTATGGTTCGCCATATTGGAAAAGGAGTTTGCTGCTTACGGAGTAAAGTCCAACGCGGTAAAGTGCACATCCGTGCTTCGCCACTTGGATAATAGCACGATAAGAGTCATAGCAGACATAATTTCTGCTCCGGATTGCGACGACTCGTACAATAGGGCGAAGGAGGCCCTAATAAACAGATTAGCGTCGTCGGAAGAGACGCAATTGCGGCAGTTATTCAGCGGCATCGAGCTGAATGGACGGAAACCCTCTGAACTGTTGAGAGAAATGCAGTTACTCGCTGGAACGGAA GCGGCCATTGCGGAATGCAAGGCGAACACACCTGCCAGCGCACCCTCGCGCGAACTAAACGCGGAAATAGCCGCGCTTACACAAAAACTGAATCAACTGAAGGCGGTGGTGCGCAGTAGTTTTAAGAGACGGCCCAGAAGCCGCAGCCGTTCACGAAATGCATGGGGTCGCAACAATTCACGCAACCGAAGCGCTAACCGCAGTTACAGACAGGGACAGCATGATCTGTGTTATTTCCATAGGCGATTTAAGGAGAGATCCTTTAAATGCGTTCAACCCTGCAATTGGACAGGCCATGATGCACGCAGCGGAACGGAAAACTAA